The Porphyrobacter sp. HT-58-2 genome has a window encoding:
- a CDS encoding TonB-dependent receptor, giving the protein MKYASLAPRRRLFALGTASAIAISAATAAPALAQDADDAEQPAEEEVAPESEIIVTGGFRASLSSAQNIKRNADTFVDVITAEDIGALPDRSVAEALQRVPGVNIGRFEKPSDPDRFSVEGTGVIVRGLPFVRSELNGRDIFSATGGTVLSFNDVSPELLGRVEVFKNLTADMVEGGIAGTVNLVTRKPLDRRGTHIAGTIEGNYGDLAKEWSPGFSITGSTTFENNAGTIGVQIGYAKSELISRTDASQLTDPCYRAATLDGPCIRPRPVSSAGFGEGPTFDPTNFPPAGALIVPKGAGVRTTNLERNREAVSAVLQYETPARDFLMTFEFLQADTSFFSKEFSALAQVNDDLLFPVPAAGSTWEFDQNGIFQRGVLSQRIGDAYANPFGRGGIPLETLRLERETLAMTRDFSFDIDWSITDRLRVNFEAQRIESTLRQDAIIGTMNSWANIAVDASGRTPQVQFLAPPGAPSDYFTSGQNTYYWFLLDSVARNEGQLDSLRFDAEYDISDEGFFKSVRFGARWSDRDRVTRDTNFTTWGNLSAPWAGRAGCAPWNAGPGCAATGGFQPGRFFTGLPGQEFAIGGGAYVDDFPNFANLRSPFDNGFQRGNAPAPLPGGAFFFGADNFLAEYLSGASDEQARAINVFSQTPNPFFGVNGRTFTNAVTGVVTRCDPFCTPEIAQVAEQTKAFYGRLDYGTNFDNGWKISGNIGLRYVETEVPATGLIGTPNAERFDAVIAGGNGDGIVQLSEVTAPCAQAQNLPPDQRPSFCRLSEARLAQFAAAHTSEILVDDTAVTFDNWLPSFNLLLDTGNGLLFRAAVSKGMSRPDLAAFTAGGLIFDGTAALQTPEELANGPLFRFVSGNRDLRPITTWNYDLSLEWYFDRVGSLTINGFIKDLSGIIDTGVSIIDFSSPGIPSEDVEYQRPVNSQNGRLKGAEIAYQQTYDFLPGVLSGLGTQMTYTYVDGSDFENTDLAGNLGPFAGAQPLAGISKHTVNATVFYEKDWLSMRAAYNWRSAFLITPRDDIFPFSPIWGESTGQLDASIFVTVMDGLKLGVQGVNLLDEVTRTSQVVDFDGTRVVRSAFRNDRRFTFLARFDF; this is encoded by the coding sequence ATGAAATACGCAAGCCTCGCGCCGCGTCGGCGCCTGTTCGCTTTGGGCACTGCTTCGGCGATCGCGATTTCTGCCGCCACCGCAGCGCCTGCGCTGGCCCAGGATGCGGATGACGCGGAGCAGCCCGCCGAAGAAGAGGTCGCGCCTGAAAGCGAGATCATCGTGACCGGCGGCTTCCGTGCATCGCTCTCCAGTGCGCAGAATATCAAGCGGAACGCCGATACATTTGTCGACGTGATCACCGCTGAAGACATCGGGGCACTGCCGGACCGTTCGGTGGCAGAGGCGCTCCAGCGCGTGCCGGGGGTCAATATCGGCCGTTTCGAAAAGCCGTCCGACCCTGACCGTTTCTCGGTCGAGGGTACTGGCGTGATCGTGCGCGGTCTGCCCTTCGTGCGTTCGGAACTGAATGGCCGCGACATCTTCTCGGCCACGGGTGGTACCGTTCTCAGCTTCAATGACGTCTCGCCTGAGCTGCTGGGCCGGGTCGAAGTGTTCAAGAACCTTACTGCCGACATGGTCGAAGGCGGCATCGCGGGTACAGTCAACCTCGTCACCCGCAAGCCGCTCGACCGGCGCGGTACCCACATCGCCGGGACGATCGAAGGCAACTATGGCGATCTGGCCAAGGAATGGTCGCCCGGCTTCTCGATCACGGGTTCGACCACTTTCGAAAACAACGCCGGCACGATCGGCGTGCAGATTGGTTATGCCAAGTCCGAACTGATCAGCCGGACCGATGCCTCGCAGCTGACCGACCCGTGCTATCGTGCTGCCACGCTTGACGGGCCGTGCATTCGTCCGCGTCCGGTCAGCAGTGCCGGCTTTGGCGAAGGACCGACCTTCGATCCGACGAACTTCCCGCCCGCCGGCGCATTGATCGTGCCCAAGGGTGCTGGTGTGCGCACTACCAATCTCGAACGCAATCGCGAAGCGGTTTCGGCCGTGCTGCAATACGAGACCCCGGCGCGCGATTTCCTGATGACCTTTGAATTCCTGCAGGCCGACACCAGCTTCTTCAGCAAGGAATTCTCTGCCCTGGCGCAGGTCAATGACGATCTGTTGTTCCCGGTTCCGGCGGCGGGCAGCACCTGGGAATTCGATCAGAACGGCATCTTCCAGCGCGGCGTTCTGAGCCAGCGCATCGGCGACGCCTATGCCAACCCCTTCGGCCGCGGCGGTATCCCGCTTGAAACCCTGCGTCTGGAGCGTGAGACCCTCGCGATGACGCGCGATTTCTCGTTCGACATCGACTGGAGCATCACTGATCGTCTGCGCGTCAACTTCGAAGCGCAACGCATCGAATCCACCCTCCGTCAGGATGCCATCATCGGCACCATGAACAGCTGGGCCAACATTGCGGTCGATGCTTCGGGCCGGACGCCGCAGGTGCAGTTCCTTGCTCCTCCGGGCGCGCCGTCCGATTATTTCACCTCGGGCCAGAACACCTATTACTGGTTCCTGCTCGACAGCGTGGCGCGCAATGAAGGTCAGCTCGACAGCCTGCGCTTCGATGCCGAATATGACATCAGTGACGAGGGCTTCTTCAAGAGCGTCCGCTTCGGCGCGCGCTGGTCGGATCGTGACCGGGTGACGCGCGACACCAACTTCACCACATGGGGCAACCTGTCGGCACCCTGGGCAGGCCGTGCGGGTTGTGCGCCGTGGAACGCAGGGCCGGGTTGTGCTGCGACGGGCGGGTTCCAGCCGGGCCGGTTCTTCACGGGTCTGCCGGGTCAGGAATTCGCGATCGGGGGCGGCGCCTATGTCGACGATTTCCCCAATTTCGCCAACCTGCGTTCGCCGTTCGACAACGGCTTCCAGCGCGGCAATGCACCGGCACCGCTGCCGGGCGGGGCGTTCTTCTTCGGTGCGGACAACTTCCTCGCCGAATATCTCTCGGGTGCCTCGGACGAGCAGGCCCGCGCGATCAACGTCTTCTCGCAGACGCCCAACCCGTTCTTCGGGGTGAACGGCCGCACCTTCACCAATGCCGTGACCGGCGTGGTGACCCGGTGCGATCCGTTCTGCACACCCGAAATCGCGCAGGTGGCTGAACAGACCAAGGCGTTCTACGGCCGGCTTGATTACGGCACCAATTTCGACAACGGCTGGAAGATCAGCGGCAACATCGGTCTGCGCTATGTCGAGACCGAAGTTCCGGCGACGGGCCTTATCGGCACTCCCAATGCCGAGCGTTTCGATGCCGTGATCGCAGGCGGCAATGGTGACGGAATCGTGCAGCTGTCCGAAGTGACAGCGCCTTGCGCACAAGCGCAGAACCTGCCGCCGGATCAGCGTCCTTCGTTCTGTCGCCTGTCCGAAGCGCGTCTTGCGCAGTTTGCCGCGGCTCACACCAGCGAGATTCTGGTCGATGATACGGCGGTGACTTTCGACAACTGGTTGCCGAGCTTCAACCTCTTGCTCGACACGGGCAACGGCCTCCTCTTCCGCGCCGCTGTGTCGAAGGGCATGAGCCGGCCTGACCTGGCCGCATTCACCGCCGGTGGCCTGATCTTTGATGGCACCGCCGCGTTGCAGACCCCTGAGGAACTCGCCAACGGCCCGCTTTTCCGGTTCGTTTCCGGCAACCGCGATCTGCGTCCGATCACGACATGGAACTACGACCTGTCGCTTGAATGGTACTTCGACCGTGTCGGCTCGCTAACGATCAATGGTTTCATCAAGGATCTGTCCGGCATCATCGATACCGGGGTCTCGATCATCGACTTCAGCAGCCCGGGAATTCCGTCGGAAGATGTCGAGTATCAGCGTCCGGTCAACTCGCAGAACGGCAGGCTTAAGGGGGCGGAAATCGCCTACCAGCAGACCTACGACTTCCTGCCGGGAGTGCTGAGCGGGCTCGGCACGCAGATGACCTATACCTATGTCGACGGGTCGGACTTCGAAAACACCGATCTTGCCGGTAACCTCGGCCCGTTCGCCGGGGCCCAGCCGCTGGCCGGGATTTCGAAGCACACTGTCAACGCTACAGTGTTCTACGAAAAGGACTGGCTGTCGATGCGCGCCGCCTACAACTGGCGTTCGGCCTTCCTGATCACGCCGCGTGACGACATCTTCCCGTTCTCGCCGATCTGGGGGGAGTCGACCGGGCAGCTCGACGCGTCGATCTTCGTGACAGTGATGGACGGCCTGAAGCTTGGCGTGCAAGGCGTGAACCTGCTCGATGAAGTGACGCGCACCAGTCAGGTGGTCGATTTCGATGGCACGCGGGTTGTCCGCTCGGCCTTCCGCAACGACCGGCGCTTTACCTTCCTCGCCCGCTTCGACTTCTGA
- a CDS encoding tryptophan halogenase family protein — protein MPSGIEENVTIERIIIVGGGTAGWMAAAALSRLKTGGSVEITLIESESIGTVGVGEATIPPFVGFNQLLGIDEREMLAEVGGTFKLGIQFENWGRRGDSYIHPFGAYGYTMGGISFHHVWHRMAQGGDKRPIQVFNLETMAAAFGKFARTEDYQRDDLPPVNYAYHLDAGRYAAFLRKFAEKRGVVRQEGRIADVALDGQSGFVTGVKLEDGREFGGDLFIDCSGFRGLLIEQALKTGYDDWSNYLPCNRAVALPCKRDDGSPPPPFTRATAHSAGWQWQVPLQHRNGNGHVYCSAYMEDQKALDILLGNIAGKPQAEPNWLRFVTGRRKKFWNKNVVALGLAAGFMEPLESTSIHLINTGIDKLISLLSLDGITQVQEDTFNRLTGREYARIRDFLILHYNATQRDDSDFWNYVRTMPVPDTLTEKVELFRANGQIFREEDELFTETSWAAVMMGQGITMGSHNAMADALDPARTRTEVDEMEKSIRYLVQHMPGHGDYLARYCPAPMAA, from the coding sequence ATGCCGTCAGGGATTGAGGAAAACGTGACTATTGAACGCATTATCATCGTCGGCGGAGGAACGGCCGGATGGATGGCAGCCGCTGCCCTGTCGCGTCTCAAGACCGGAGGATCTGTGGAAATCACGCTGATCGAATCCGAGAGCATCGGTACGGTCGGGGTCGGCGAGGCAACGATTCCACCCTTTGTCGGCTTCAATCAGCTGCTCGGCATCGACGAGCGCGAAATGCTGGCCGAGGTCGGCGGCACCTTCAAGCTGGGCATCCAGTTCGAAAACTGGGGCAGACGGGGCGACAGCTATATCCACCCCTTCGGCGCCTATGGCTACACGATGGGCGGCATCAGCTTCCATCATGTCTGGCACCGCATGGCGCAGGGTGGCGACAAGCGCCCGATTCAGGTCTTCAACCTCGAGACCATGGCCGCGGCCTTCGGCAAGTTCGCACGCACCGAGGATTATCAGCGCGACGACCTGCCGCCGGTCAACTACGCCTATCACCTCGATGCGGGGCGCTATGCCGCTTTCCTGCGCAAGTTCGCGGAAAAGCGCGGCGTGGTTCGGCAGGAGGGCCGGATTGCCGATGTCGCGCTGGATGGCCAAAGCGGCTTTGTAACCGGCGTCAAGCTGGAGGATGGGCGCGAGTTTGGAGGTGATCTGTTCATCGATTGCTCGGGCTTCCGCGGCCTGCTGATCGAACAGGCGCTGAAGACCGGCTATGACGACTGGAGCAACTACTTGCCCTGCAACCGCGCTGTCGCCCTGCCCTGCAAGCGCGACGATGGCAGTCCGCCCCCGCCCTTCACCCGCGCCACCGCTCACAGCGCCGGATGGCAATGGCAGGTGCCGCTCCAGCACCGGAACGGCAACGGCCATGTCTATTGCTCGGCCTATATGGAAGACCAGAAGGCGCTCGACATCCTGCTTGGGAATATCGCGGGCAAGCCTCAGGCCGAGCCAAACTGGCTGCGCTTCGTCACCGGGCGCCGCAAGAAGTTCTGGAACAAGAATGTGGTCGCCCTTGGTCTGGCGGCAGGGTTCATGGAGCCGCTCGAGTCGACCTCGATCCACCTCATCAACACCGGCATCGACAAGCTCATTTCGCTGCTGTCGCTGGACGGGATCACACAGGTTCAGGAAGATACCTTCAACCGCCTGACGGGCCGCGAATATGCCCGCATCCGCGACTTCCTGATCCTCCACTACAATGCCACCCAGCGCGACGACTCCGATTTCTGGAACTACGTGCGCACCATGCCGGTGCCTGACACGCTCACCGAAAAGGTCGAACTGTTCCGTGCCAACGGCCAGATCTTCCGGGAGGAAGACGAACTGTTTACCGAAACCAGCTGGGCAGCGGTGATGATGGGTCAGGGGATCACCATGGGCAGCCATAACGCCATGGCTGATGCGCTTGATCCGGCCCGCACACGCACCGAAGTGGACGAAATGGAAAAGTCGATCCGCTATCTCGTGCAGCATATGCCGGGGCACGGCGATTACCTCGCGCGTTATTGCCCTGCCCCGATGGCGGCATAA